From a region of the Eulemur rufifrons isolate Redbay chromosome 7, OSU_ERuf_1, whole genome shotgun sequence genome:
- the MUC20 gene encoding mucin-20, whose product MGSLWGLALPLFFCWEAGLSGSSAGPSTSRPDTLVSTNDIEVPAVTPGTSARDHVTLETQTMSTETFSTLLIPASTILEEETRETETVSPATETRTLTKIIPSKFMVVITTCMETSASSSSPTGTGMTTDETVTGSDPVDAIFHTLCIDDSSEEAERVTTDFLTSAHTSREAQGLSSESSSSSESSGPAVTTSRALDPGVTIPAEGLVACTFTRFEVTNCSVAETETARTAIPGVSDHSPTGVKASSTSGTSALPDPSDVKSYITKPTTLAEALSTASATESATPDATIETPPPTGSTTETETTAGKVTVSMDPSGETSAFSEETPSHIEVSGAVTVTEAGSTVGKVTSPAGSSASVYSPSEVATIKKSTPAETSATDSTIHGPFPVSRSPLPSVPPTTGNGSRGTSITLAKTTTSAKTTMKPPTATATAAQTRRNTTAPASGDGGFLLLRLSVASPEDLTDPRVAERFMQQLRRELHTRLPPIQVSLLRARRG is encoded by the exons ATGGGCTCTCTctggggcctggctctgccccttttcttctgctgggaGGCTGGGCTGTCTGGCAGCTCCGCAG GCCCCAGCACCAGCAGACCAGATACTTTGGTGTCAACAAATGACATAGAAGTGCCTGCTGTGACTCCAGGG ACCTCAGCACGGGACCACGTCACTTTGGAAACTCAAACTATGAGCACCGAGACCTTTTCTACGCTTTTAATCCCAGCCAGCACCATTCTCGAAGAAGAGACCAGGGAAACCGAGACTGTTTCTCCTGCAACAGAGACCAGGACCCTCACAAAAATAATACCTTCCAAGTTCATGGTTGTGATCACCACCTGTATGGAGACATCTGCCTCAAGTAGCAGCCCCACGGGAACTGGGATGACTACAGATGAGACTGTCACAGGCAGTGATCCTGTGGACGCCATCTTTCACACCCTTTGTATCGATGACAGCTCTGAAGAGGCAGAGAGGGTCACAACTGACTTCTTGACATCGGCTCACACCTCCAGAGAAGCTCAAGGCCTGTCCTCAGAGAGCAGCTCCTCCTCCGAGAGCTCAGGTCCAGCCGTCACCACCTCACGAGCCCTGGACCCTGGCGTCACTATTCCAGCTGAAGGCTTGGTTGCCTGCACCTTCACCCGCTTTGAGGTCACCAACTGCAGTgttgcagaaacagaaacagcaaGAACCGCCATCCCTGGGGTCTCGGATCACAGCCCCACTGGAGTGAAGGCCTCGTCCACCTCTGGTACATCAGCTTTGCCAGACCCCTCTGACGTCAAATCCTACATCACCAAGCCCACAACCTTGGCTGAGGCTTTGTCAACAGCCAGTGCCACAGAGTCAGCCACACCTGATGCCACCATTgagaccccaccccccaccggtagcaccacagagacagaaacaacAGCAGGCAAGGTGACAGTCAGCATGGACCCCTCGGGAGAAACCTCGGCCTTCTCTGAGGAGACACCAAGCCACATCGAAGTCTCAGGAGCAGTCACAGTCACAGAGGCTGGGTCAACAGTAGGCAAAGTGACTTCCCCTGCAGGGTCCTCAGCTTCAGTCTACAGCCCCTCAGAAGTAGCCACCATCAAGAAGTCCACCCCGGCAGAGACGTCTGCCACAGACAGTACAATCCACGGGCCCTTCCCCGTCAGCAGGAGCCCTCTTCCTTCTGTCCCTCCGACGACAGGCAACGGCAGCCGAGGAACAAGCATCACCTTAGCCAAGACCACGACCTCAGCAAAGACCACGATGAAGCCCCCAACAGCCACTGCTACCGCTGCCCAGACAAGGCGGAACACAACAGCTCCTGCAA GTGGAGACGGAGGCTTCCTCCTCCTGCGGCTGAGTGTGGCCTCCCCAGAAGACCTCACTGACCCCAGAGTGGCAGAGAGGTTCATGCAGCAG CTCCGCCGTGAACTGCATACCCGCCTGCCTCCCATCCAAGTCTCCTTACTGCGCGCCAGGAGGGGCTAG